In Pseudoroseomonas cervicalis, the DNA window GGCACTCGCCAAAGGCCTGGCTGATCTCCGGGGCGGTGATGAAATCGCCCCGCGCGCCGAACGGGTCGCGGCCGGCATAATAGGCCGCCGCCGCGCGGGCCATGAAATGATCCAGGCGCTCGGGCATCAGAAGCCGAAAAGGCCGGGGGAATGAATTCCCCCGGACCCCCTTCTTCTTTCTGTCAGGGCCGGGCGCCGCTGGCGCCCGGCGGCGTGGGCATCCCTCATGCGGGGCGGGGGCGGGCCATGGCCATCAGCGCCACGCCCACCAGCACCATCGGGATCGACAGCAGCTGCCCCATCGTCGCGCCGCCCCACAGGAAGCCCAGCTGCGCATCCGGCTGGCGGAACACCTCGCCAATGATGCGCGCCACGCCATAGCCGGCCAGGAAGGCGCCGGCGACAAAGCCCTCGCGCTCCCGCAAGGCCGGGATGCGCACCAGCACCTGCAGCAGGATGAACAGGCAGAGCCCCTCCATCGCCGCCTGGTAGAGCTGGCTGGGATGGCGCGGCTCCGGCCCGCCATGCGGGAAGACCATCGCCCAGGGCACGTCGGTCACCCGGCCCCACAGCTCGCCATTGATGAAATTGGCCAGCCGCCCGAAGAACAGCCCGACCGGCACCACCGCCGTCAGCCGGTCGCCGAAGCGGCGGATCGACAGCCCCTGGCGGCGGCAGAACAGGATCAGCGCCAGGATCACCCCCGCCGCCCCGCCATGGAAGGACATGCCGCCCTTCCAGACATACAGCGCCTCCCAGGGCGCGCTCAGATAGTGGTCGGGCTGGTAGAACAGCACATAGCCGAGCCGCCCGCCCAGGATGACGCCCAGCACCGCCCAGGTGACGAAATCATCCACCTGCTCGGCGCTGGCGGCCACCGGCGGCAGCGCCGCCAGCCGCCGCATCAGCCGCCAGCCGATCAGGATGCCGGCGATATAGGCCAGCGCGTACCAGCGGATGGCAAACGGCCCGATCTCGACCAGCACCGGGTCGATCGCCGGGAAGGGGATGG includes these proteins:
- the lgt gene encoding prolipoprotein diacylglyceryl transferase, yielding MFFAIPFPAIDPVLVEIGPFAIRWYALAYIAGILIGWRLMRRLAALPPVAASAEQVDDFVTWAVLGVILGGRLGYVLFYQPDHYLSAPWEALYVWKGGMSFHGGAAGVILALILFCRRQGLSIRRFGDRLTAVVPVGLFFGRLANFINGELWGRVTDVPWAMVFPHGGPEPRHPSQLYQAAMEGLCLFILLQVLVRIPALREREGFVAGAFLAGYGVARIIGEVFRQPDAQLGFLWGGATMGQLLSIPMVLVGVALMAMARPRPA